Within Alcaligenes sp. SDU_A2, the genomic segment TTCAAATCCCAGCTCGGTCAGGCTGGGCAGTGCCTGCTCCGTCAATGTGGCCCATGAGCCGCACTGAGTATCGTAGGCAAGCAGGCATTGGGGATGTATCCGTTCCAGCCAGGCACGTTTATAGGGGGTGAAAACGGTATAGGGACGGGCCTGGCGGTTCAGGATTTCGTCGCGGGCGAAGATAACCTGATCCTTGTAAACATGCAGTTGCTTGCCTTGCCTGGATAGGGCTTGCGTGACGGCGGCGTCACGTTTCAGCGCCTGGGGCTCGTAGTCTTCGTTGGCATAGACGGCCTGGGCCTGCAACTTTAGGGCCAGCTCGGGAATCACCCTGACGGGATCGCCGATGGCAGTGATCAGTTCCGTGCCCAAGGCTCGCAGGTGCTGCTGCACTTCCCGCAGGCTTTCCAGAATAAAGGCGACGCGCAGGTCATCGGCAGGCAGTGTTTGAAGAATCTCGGTATCAAAGACAAAGACGCAGGCTACCGGATGGCCGCTGCTCAATGCATGATGTAAAGCGGCATGATCCTGCAGCCGCAGATCGCGGCGCAGCCAGCAAAGGGACAAAGGGGCAGTCATGGCGTAAAAGGCAAGCAGACAAAAATGGGCATCCTTTCTGGGTTGGTCTGGATGCGTTCATAAAAAAAGCCGCGGCTGGAATCAGCGGCGCGGCCTGTTACTGCGCAAGGTGCCGTAGCACCGGCAGCTCATTTGAGATGAGTGCTGACCAATTTGGTCAGTTCGAACATGGATACCTGGTCCTTGCCGAACAGGGGACGCAGCTTGGCATCGGCATTGATGTTGCGGCGGTTGGCGGGGTCCTGGAGATTGTGCTTTTTGATGTAGTCCCAGATTTTCTTGGTGACTTCTGTGCGCGGTAGCGCGCCCGGACCAATCACGGCAGCCAGAGTGGGGCTAGGAGTGAGAGGCTTCATGAATGCTGCATTGGGTTTGCGAGCGGCAGGCTTTTTCTCGGTGCTGGCCATGAACAGAACTCCTGATGAATAAGTTGAAAGGACAGGATATGCGACTGGGCACGACTCCGTTGTCAGCATACCGTGATACCTGCAGGAAATCCAAGCCATTTGTGACCGTTTGCGGATTGGGCGGCGAGGGGGCTTTCTTGGCTGGGTGTACAGGATGAATGCGGGCGCGGACAGGGCCCGGCAAGAACCAGGGGCAAACATGCGTACGGAGCGAGGCTGTAGCATAATGGTGGATTACTGATCAATTAGGCGACGCTGCGCTGTGGCATTTTGCTGCTTTTGCGCGGTCCTGCGCCGCGCGCAGGGCGGATCGCCAATTTCCGAGCCTTGTTATGAGCCTTTCCGTGGATACCCTTGTAATTCGCCGTCCGGATGACTGGCACCTGCATTTGCGCGATGGCGCTGTCATGGAGTCGGTTGTCGGTCATACGGCAGCCCAGTTTGGTCGGGCCATCGTCATGCCGAACCTGACGCCGCCGGTGACCACGACCGCCCAGGCCCAGGCCTACCGCGAACGCATTGTGGCCGCTGTGGCCAAAGGTGGCGGCCGGACGGATTTTGAGCCCCTGATGACCTTGTATCTGACGGATAACACCGATCCGGACGAGATGCGGCGCGCCAAAGACAGCGGATCTGTACATGGAGTTAAGTTGTATCCGGCCGGTGCCACGACCAATTCGGACGCGGGTGTGACCGATTTGCTGGGCAAGTGTTCCAAGGTGCTGGAGGTGATGCAGGAGGTCGGTATGCCTTTGCTCATGCATGGTGAAGTCACCGATCCCCGTGTGGATTTGTTCGATCGCGAAGCGGTGTTTATCGAACGCGTCATGATTCCGATGCGCAAGGCCTTTCCCGCGCTTAAAGTCGTGTTCGAGCACCTGACCACAGCTGATGGTGCTGCCTACGTCAGCCAGGCCGAAGGCC encodes:
- a CDS encoding SWIB/MDM2 domain-containing protein, whose protein sequence is MASTEKKPAARKPNAAFMKPLTPSPTLAAVIGPGALPRTEVTKKIWDYIKKHNLQDPANRRNINADAKLRPLFGKDQVSMFELTKLVSTHLK
- the pyrC gene encoding dihydroorotase; this encodes MSLSVDTLVIRRPDDWHLHLRDGAVMESVVGHTAAQFGRAIVMPNLTPPVTTTAQAQAYRERIVAAVAKGGGRTDFEPLMTLYLTDNTDPDEMRRAKDSGSVHGVKLYPAGATTNSDAGVTDLLGKCSKVLEVMQEVGMPLLMHGEVTDPRVDLFDREAVFIERVMIPMRKAFPALKVVFEHLTTADGAAYVSQAEGPVAATLTAHHLLYNRNALFQGGLQPHWYCLPVLKRETHRQALLKAAVSDGGRFFLGTDSAPHARSRKEQACGCAGCYTALHAMELYATAFDQIGQLDKLEAFASLNGPAFYGLPVNQGSLTLQRRPFAIPDSVDMAGDPLVPLAAGQALEWSVVA